A region of Lycium barbarum isolate Lr01 chromosome 1, ASM1917538v2, whole genome shotgun sequence DNA encodes the following proteins:
- the LOC132604094 gene encoding mRNA-decapping enzyme-like protein, whose amino-acid sequence MSSQQQNNGKLMPNLDQNSTKLLNLTVLQRIDPFIEEILITAAHVTLYEFNIDNSQWSRKDVEGSLFVVKRSSQPRFQFIVMNRRNTDNLVEDLLGDFEYEIQVPYLLYRNSTQEVNGIWFYNQRECEEVANLFDRILGAYSKVPTKSKVPLTQSEFEELEAIPTMAVIDGPLEPSSSTASNAPHLPDDNSFVNFFSNAMTIGNASSTTVQGQLYHSSPAIIPPPRPPASVPPSSTPALVPSPPLSTASLLRPLFDAPEPDTSAKWSSNLVKPSSFFGPPTVSSPLMPPVSSSVPTAPPLLPLGNLQRPYGAPLLQPFPPPTPPPSLTPTSAATSNYGPAVSRDKVREALVMLVQDDQFIDMVYRAVLNAHHS is encoded by the exons atgtcatcGCAACAACAGAACAATGGTAAATTAATGCCGAATCTGGACCAGAACAGCACAAAGCTCCTAAACTTAACTGTTCTTCAAAGGATTGATCCTTTCATTGAAGAAATACTCATCACTGCTGCTCATGTTACCCTCTACGAATTCAATATTGATAACTCCCAATGg AGTCGAAAGGACGTTGAAGGATCTCTATTTGTTGTCAAGag GAGTTCTCAACCTCGGTTCCAGTTTATTGTTATGAACCGCAGAAATACAG ATAATTTGGTGGAGGATCTGTTGGGGGATTTTGAGTATGAGATCCAGGTTCCATATTTGTTGTATCGAAATTCTACACAAGAAGTTAACGGGATATGGTTTTATAATCAGCGGGAATGTGAAGAAGTTGCAAATCTCTTTGACAG GATACTCGGTGCATATTCCAAGGTGCCTACCAAGTCAAAAGTACCATTGACGCAGAG TGAATTTGAAGAGCTGGAAGCAATTCCAACCATGGCTGTAATTGATGGTCCTCTGGAGCCGTCATCGTCTACTGCCTCAAATGCTCCGCATCTCCCCGATGACAATTCCTTTGTGAACTTCTTCAGT AATGCTATGACAATTGGGAATGCTTCTAGTACTACAGTTCAAGGGCAGCTATACCACTCATCTCCAGCGATCATACCTCCTCCTCGTCCTCCTGCTTCTGTTCCTCCCTCTTCAACACCTGCCCTGGTTCCATCTCCTCCTCTTTCAACTGCGTCCCTTTTGAGGCCCCTCTTTGATGCTCCTGAACCAGACACCAGTGCTAAATGGTCTTCAAATCTGGTGAAGCCATCATCTTTTTTTGGTCCTCCAACCGTCTCTTCTCCGCTGATGCCTCCCGTTTCTTCATCTGTGCCCACTGCTCCTCCACTTCTTCCCCTTGGGAATCTCCAGCGTCCTTATGGAGCTCCTTTGCTTCAACCATTTCCTCCTCCCACTCCTCCTCCATCTCTTACTCCTACTTCTGCTGCTACCTCAAACTATGGACCTGCTGTTAGCAGAGACAAAGTGCGTGAAGCACTTGTAATGCTTGTTCAG GACGACCAATTCATAGACATGGTATACCGGGCAGTGCTGAATGCTCATCATTCATAA
- the LOC132604060 gene encoding photosystem I subunit O produces the protein MAATMSTVVGLASSSLSGVSSPKKTCLSSGFLRSPVTARNPLRVAQASGGRVTCFQRDWLRRDLNVIGFGLIGWLAPSSIPAIDGKSLTGLFFESIGTELSHFPTPPALTSQFWLWLVCWHLGLFICLTFGQIGFKGRTEDYFSK, from the exons ATGGCAGCAACAATGTCCACTGTTGTAGGCTTAGCTAGCTCATCTCTTTCTGGAGTTTCTTCTCCAAAGAAGACTTGCCTCAGCTCAG GCTTCTTGAGATCACCAGTGACAGCAAGAAACCCTTTAAGGGTAGCACAAGCTTCAGGAGGCAGAGTTACATG TTTTCAAAGAGACTGGCTGAGGAGAGACTTGAATGTGATTGGATTTGGTTTGATTGGATGGTTGGCTCCTTCAAGCATTCCAGCAATCGATGGCAAGAGTCTAACTGGGCTTTTCTTTGAAAGCATTGGCACTGAACTCTCTCACTTCCCCACTCCACCTGCTCTCACTTCTCaattctg GCTATGGTTGGTGTGCTGGCACTTGGGCTTGTTCATCTGCCTGACTTTTGGACAAATTGGTTTCAAGGGAAGGACCGAGGATTATTTCTCAAAGTAG